A genomic window from Cyprinus carpio isolate SPL01 chromosome A2, ASM1834038v1, whole genome shotgun sequence includes:
- the LOC109055151 gene encoding rho guanine nucleotide exchange factor 4-like isoform X15: MARGGQRMMSRQGLAHFLLRCNLSPETQKLISDGSVCAEALWDHVTMDDQELGFKAGDVIEVVDATNKEWWWGRVLDSEGWFPASFVRLRVNQDEPMEEYLANLDGASEGGGASMEGPLGPGLPCKEQMRANVINEIMSTERDYIKHLKDICEGYIKQCRKRTDMFTEEQLRTIFGNIDELYRFQKKFLKALEKKFNKDHPHLSEIGSCFLEHQTNFQIYSEYCNNHPNACVQLSKVMKIKKYVFFFEACRLLQKMIDISLDGFLLTPVQKICKYPLQLAELLKYTNPQHRDYKDVEAALNAMKNVARLINERKRRLENIDKIAQWQSSIEDWEGEDILSRSSDLIFSGDLTKISQPQAKGQQRMFFLFDHQLVFCKKDLLRRDILYYKGRLDMDQMQVVDVEDGKDKDFNVSVKNALKLCSPGGEEVHLLCAKKPEQKQRWLRAFADEREQVQHDLETGFTITEVQKKQAMLNASKRHQTGKPKAVTRPYYDFLLRQKHPTLPTSLPQQQVIMLAEPKRKTSNFWHNIGRLTPFKK, encoded by the exons ATGGCTCGTGGAGGCCAGCGAATGATGTCTCGGCAGGGCCTGGCTCACTTCCTGTTGCGGTGCAACCTCAGCCCGGAGACCCAGAAG CTGATCAGTGATGGCAGCGTGTGTGCCGAGGCTCTATGGGACCATGTCACTATGGACGACCAGGAGCTGGGCTTCAAAGCTGGAGACGTCATTGAAGTAGTGGACGCCACAAACAAGGAGTGGTGGTGGGGCCGGGTGCTGGACAGCGAGGGCTGGTTCCCTGCCAGCTTTGTTCGG TTACGGGTGAACCAAGATGAGCCCATGGAGGAATACTTAGCCAATCTGGATGGGGCCTCGGAAGGGGGTGGGGCCAGCATGGAGGGCCCCTTAGGGCCCGGTCTGCCCTGCAAGGAGCAGATGAGAGCCAACGTCATCAATGAGATCATGAGCACAGAGAGGGATTACATCAAACACCTAAAGGACATCTGTGAG GGCTATATAAAACAGTGTCGGAAGAGGACAGATATGTTTACAGAGGAGCAACTGCGCACTATCTTTGGGAACATCGATGAGCTCTACCGCTTCCAGAAGAAGTTCCTCAAAGCCTTGGAGAAGAAATTTAACAAAGACCATCCTCACCTCAGCGAGATTGGTTCCTGCTTCTTAGAGCAC CAAACAAACTTCCAGATCTACTCCGAGTATTGCAACAACCACCCCAATGCCTGCGTGCAGCTCTCCAAAGTGATGAAGATCAAGAAGTACGTGTTCTTCTTTGAGGCCTGTCGTCTGCTCCAGAAGATGATCGACATTTCGTTGGATGGATTCTTGCTTACTCCTGTTCAGAAGATCTGCAAGTATCCTCTGCAGCTGGCTGAACTGCTGAAGTACACCAACCCACAGCACAG AGATTATAAGGATGTGGAAGCTGCCTTAAATGCGATGAAGAACGTGGCCAGACTGATCAATGAGAGAAAGCGGCGTCTGGAGAATATTGACAAAATTGCTCAGTGGCAGAGCTCCATAGAGGACTGGGAG GGCGAAGACATCTTGAGCAGGAGCTCTGATCTGATTTTCTCAGGAGACCTGACCAAGATCTCCCAGCCACAAGCCAAGGGCCAGCAGCGAATGTTCTTTCTCTTTGACCACCAACTGGTTTTCTGTAAAAAG GATCTGCTTCGGAGGGACATCCTGTACTACAAGGGGCGGTTAGACATGGATCAGATGCAAGTGGTGGATGTAGAGGATGGGAAGGATAAGGACTTTAACGTGAGTGTGAAGAATGCCTTGAAGTTATGCTCTCCTGGGGGAGAGGAGGTCCACCTTCTGTGTGCCAAGAAACCCGAGCAGAAGCAGCGCTGGCTGCGAGCCTTTGCAGATGAACGGGAACAGGTCCAGCATGACCTCGAAACAG GTTTTACGATCACAGAGGTCCAGAAGAAGCAGGCCATGTTGAATGCATCTAAAAGACATCAAACAGGGAAGCCCAAAG CTGTGACCAGGCCCTACTATGACTTCCTGCTGCGACAGAAGCACCCAACGCTTCCCACCTCCCTGCCCCAGCAGCAGGTCATCATGTTGGCCGAACCCAAACGCAAGACCTCCAATTTCTGGCACAATATCGGACGCTTGACACCGTTCAAAAAATGA
- the LOC109110662 gene encoding endophilin-B1-like isoform X2: protein MEFNVRRLAADAGTFLSRAVQFTEEKFGQAEKTELDAHLETLLSRVESTKHWTEKIMKQTEVLLQPNPNVRMEEFLYEMLDKKVPMRANNHELLGECMIDSGHEFGPGTAYGSTLIKCGETEKLLGSAEKEFIQSSAINFLTPFRNFIEGDFKTILKERKLLQNKRLDLDAAKNRLKKARVADARSAELNSSPPLGEEYVAHFSYMLRFLHVRWLKLCAEEVQQAEIELRIAQSEFDRQAEITRLLLEGISSTHAHHLRCLNDFVDAQAAYYAQCYQYMVNLQKQLGSFPSTFSNNNQPAGSSSASISVPTAQPAASLPAPPPSQASPALNELRSTSGTRKARVLYDYDAASSSELSLLADEVITVSSVPDMDTDWLMGQRGNQKGKVPITYLELLN, encoded by the exons atggagTTCAACGTTAGACGACTAGCAGCGGACGCGGGAACTTTCCTCAGTCGTGCTGTGCAG TTCACAGAGGAGAAGTTTGGGCAGGCAGAGAAGACTGAGCTGGATGCCCATCTAGAGACCCTTTTGAGTCGGGTAGAATCCACCAAGCACTGGACAGAGAAGATCATGAAACAGACAGAAGTTTTACTGCAGCCGAACCCTA ATGTCCGGATGGAGGAGTTTTTATACGAGATGCTGGACAAAAAAGTCCCAATGCGTGCCAACAACCACGAGTTACTGGGGGAGTGCATGATCGACTCAGGACACGAGTTTGGACCTGGAACAGCATACG GTAGCACTCTCATTAAATGTGGGGAGACTGAGAAGCTGTTAGGCAGCGCAGAAAAAGAGTTCATTCAGAGCTCCGCCATTAATTTCCTCACTCCCTTTAGGAACTTCATTGAGGGAGATTTTAAAACCATATTG AAAGAACGCAAACTGCTTCAGAATAAGCGTCTAGATCTGGATGCAGCCAAAAACAGACTGAAGAAGGCCAGAGTGGCTGATGCTCGCTCTGCA GAGCTGAACTCAAGCCCTCCGCTGGGAGAGGAGTATGTGGCTCACTTTTCTTACATGCTCAGGTTCTTGCATGTCAGGTGGCTAAAG CTGTGTGCTGAGGAGGTGCAGCAG GCAGAGATAGAACTGAGGATAGCACAGAGTGAGTTTGACCGGCAGGCCGAGATCACCAGACTTCTGCTGGAGGGTATCAGCAGCACTCAT GCTCATCACTTGCGCTGTCTGAATGATTTTGTGGACGCTCAAGCTGCATATTATGCCCAGTGTTACCAGTACATGGTGAATCTGCAGAAACAGCTGGGAAG CTTTCCATCCACATTCTCTAATAACAATCAGCCGGCTGGCAGCTCCTCCGCCAGCATCTCGGTTCCCACGGCGCAGCCGGCCGCCTCACTGCCCGCTCCGCCGCCCAGCCAGGCCTCACCCGCACTCAACGAGCTTCGCAGCACCTCAGGCACCCGCAAGGCTCGTGTGCTCTACGACTATGATGCTGCCAGCAGCAGTGAGCTCTCTCTACTCGCCGATGAG GTGATCACCGTGAGCAGTGTGCCAGACATGgacactgattggctgatggggCAAAGGGGGAATCAGAAAGGCAAAGTGCCAATTACCTACTTGGAGCTGCTCAATTAA
- the LOC109110662 gene encoding endophilin-B1-like isoform X1: MEFNVRRLAADAGTFLSRAVQFTEEKFGQAEKTELDAHLETLLSRVESTKHWTEKIMKQTEVLLQPNPNVRMEEFLYEMLDKKVPMRANNHELLGECMIDSGHEFGPGTAYGSTLIKCGETEKLLGSAEKEFIQSSAINFLTPFRNFIEGDFKTILKERKLLQNKRLDLDAAKNRLKKARVADARSAELNSSPPLGEEYVAHFSYMLRFLHVRWLKLCAEEVQQAEIELRIAQSEFDRQAEITRLLLEGISSTHAHHLRCLNDFVDAQAAYYAQCYQYMVNLQKQLGSQNAIFPSTFSNNNQPAGSSSASISVPTAQPAASLPAPPPSQASPALNELRSTSGTRKARVLYDYDAASSSELSLLADEVITVSSVPDMDTDWLMGQRGNQKGKVPITYLELLN, translated from the exons atggagTTCAACGTTAGACGACTAGCAGCGGACGCGGGAACTTTCCTCAGTCGTGCTGTGCAG TTCACAGAGGAGAAGTTTGGGCAGGCAGAGAAGACTGAGCTGGATGCCCATCTAGAGACCCTTTTGAGTCGGGTAGAATCCACCAAGCACTGGACAGAGAAGATCATGAAACAGACAGAAGTTTTACTGCAGCCGAACCCTA ATGTCCGGATGGAGGAGTTTTTATACGAGATGCTGGACAAAAAAGTCCCAATGCGTGCCAACAACCACGAGTTACTGGGGGAGTGCATGATCGACTCAGGACACGAGTTTGGACCTGGAACAGCATACG GTAGCACTCTCATTAAATGTGGGGAGACTGAGAAGCTGTTAGGCAGCGCAGAAAAAGAGTTCATTCAGAGCTCCGCCATTAATTTCCTCACTCCCTTTAGGAACTTCATTGAGGGAGATTTTAAAACCATATTG AAAGAACGCAAACTGCTTCAGAATAAGCGTCTAGATCTGGATGCAGCCAAAAACAGACTGAAGAAGGCCAGAGTGGCTGATGCTCGCTCTGCA GAGCTGAACTCAAGCCCTCCGCTGGGAGAGGAGTATGTGGCTCACTTTTCTTACATGCTCAGGTTCTTGCATGTCAGGTGGCTAAAG CTGTGTGCTGAGGAGGTGCAGCAG GCAGAGATAGAACTGAGGATAGCACAGAGTGAGTTTGACCGGCAGGCCGAGATCACCAGACTTCTGCTGGAGGGTATCAGCAGCACTCAT GCTCATCACTTGCGCTGTCTGAATGATTTTGTGGACGCTCAAGCTGCATATTATGCCCAGTGTTACCAGTACATGGTGAATCTGCAGAAACAGCTGGGAAG TCAAAATGCAAT CTTTCCATCCACATTCTCTAATAACAATCAGCCGGCTGGCAGCTCCTCCGCCAGCATCTCGGTTCCCACGGCGCAGCCGGCCGCCTCACTGCCCGCTCCGCCGCCCAGCCAGGCCTCACCCGCACTCAACGAGCTTCGCAGCACCTCAGGCACCCGCAAGGCTCGTGTGCTCTACGACTATGATGCTGCCAGCAGCAGTGAGCTCTCTCTACTCGCCGATGAG GTGATCACCGTGAGCAGTGTGCCAGACATGgacactgattggctgatggggCAAAGGGGGAATCAGAAAGGCAAAGTGCCAATTACCTACTTGGAGCTGCTCAATTAA
- the LOC109055151 gene encoding rho guanine nucleotide exchange factor 4-like isoform X13, translated as MGHLRLSSDVLSASLISDGSVCAEALWDHVTMDDQELGFKAGDVIEVVDATNKEWWWGRVLDSEGWFPASFVRLRVNQDEPMEEYLANLDGASEGGGASMEGPLGPGLPCKEQMRANVINEIMSTERDYIKHLKDICEGYIKQCRKRTDMFTEEQLRTIFGNIDELYRFQKKFLKALEKKFNKDHPHLSEIGSCFLEHQTNFQIYSEYCNNHPNACVQLSKVMKIKKYVFFFEACRLLQKMIDISLDGFLLTPVQKICKYPLQLAELLKYTNPQHRDYKDVEAALNAMKNVARLINERKRRLENIDKIAQWQSSIEDWEGEDILSRSSDLIFSGDLTKISQPQAKGQQRMFFLFDHQLVFCKKDLLRRDILYYKGRLDMDQMQVVDVEDGKDKDFNVSVKNALKLCSPGGEEVHLLCAKKPEQKQRWLRAFADEREQVQHDLETGFTITEVQKKQAMLNASKRHQTGKPKALALQHLLALRTPSLLHPKTSKCLRFSEPSGPLAPRATLTSPLLPEAPQRRQGRGVRVPPGVLRRAISWVSSQSREPIE; from the exons ATGGGTCATCTGCGGCTATCTTCAGATGTTTTGTCTGCTTCT CTGATCAGTGATGGCAGCGTGTGTGCCGAGGCTCTATGGGACCATGTCACTATGGACGACCAGGAGCTGGGCTTCAAAGCTGGAGACGTCATTGAAGTAGTGGACGCCACAAACAAGGAGTGGTGGTGGGGCCGGGTGCTGGACAGCGAGGGCTGGTTCCCTGCCAGCTTTGTTCGG TTACGGGTGAACCAAGATGAGCCCATGGAGGAATACTTAGCCAATCTGGATGGGGCCTCGGAAGGGGGTGGGGCCAGCATGGAGGGCCCCTTAGGGCCCGGTCTGCCCTGCAAGGAGCAGATGAGAGCCAACGTCATCAATGAGATCATGAGCACAGAGAGGGATTACATCAAACACCTAAAGGACATCTGTGAG GGCTATATAAAACAGTGTCGGAAGAGGACAGATATGTTTACAGAGGAGCAACTGCGCACTATCTTTGGGAACATCGATGAGCTCTACCGCTTCCAGAAGAAGTTCCTCAAAGCCTTGGAGAAGAAATTTAACAAAGACCATCCTCACCTCAGCGAGATTGGTTCCTGCTTCTTAGAGCAC CAAACAAACTTCCAGATCTACTCCGAGTATTGCAACAACCACCCCAATGCCTGCGTGCAGCTCTCCAAAGTGATGAAGATCAAGAAGTACGTGTTCTTCTTTGAGGCCTGTCGTCTGCTCCAGAAGATGATCGACATTTCGTTGGATGGATTCTTGCTTACTCCTGTTCAGAAGATCTGCAAGTATCCTCTGCAGCTGGCTGAACTGCTGAAGTACACCAACCCACAGCACAG AGATTATAAGGATGTGGAAGCTGCCTTAAATGCGATGAAGAACGTGGCCAGACTGATCAATGAGAGAAAGCGGCGTCTGGAGAATATTGACAAAATTGCTCAGTGGCAGAGCTCCATAGAGGACTGGGAG GGCGAAGACATCTTGAGCAGGAGCTCTGATCTGATTTTCTCAGGAGACCTGACCAAGATCTCCCAGCCACAAGCCAAGGGCCAGCAGCGAATGTTCTTTCTCTTTGACCACCAACTGGTTTTCTGTAAAAAG GATCTGCTTCGGAGGGACATCCTGTACTACAAGGGGCGGTTAGACATGGATCAGATGCAAGTGGTGGATGTAGAGGATGGGAAGGATAAGGACTTTAACGTGAGTGTGAAGAATGCCTTGAAGTTATGCTCTCCTGGGGGAGAGGAGGTCCACCTTCTGTGTGCCAAGAAACCCGAGCAGAAGCAGCGCTGGCTGCGAGCCTTTGCAGATGAACGGGAACAGGTCCAGCATGACCTCGAAACAG GTTTTACGATCACAGAGGTCCAGAAGAAGCAGGCCATGTTGAATGCATCTAAAAGACATCAAACAGGGAAGCCCAAAG CACTAGCTTTACAGCACCTTTTGGCACTCAGAACTCCTTCACTTCTTCACCCAAAAACTTCCAAGTGCCTACGTTTTTCTGAACCTTCAGGACCTCTGGCTCCCAGGGCCACCTTAACTTCACCTCTCCTCCCTGAAGCCCCCCAGCGTAGGCAGGGGCGGGGGGTTAGGGTGCCCCCTGGGGTCCTGCGCAGGGCAATATCCTGGGTGTCCTCTCAAAGTAGAGAGCCAATCGAGTAG
- the LOC109110662 gene encoding endophilin-B1-like isoform X3 — MEFNVRRLAADAGTFLSRAVQFTEEKFGQAEKTELDAHLETLLSRVESTKHWTEKIMKQTEVLLQPNPNVRMEEFLYEMLDKKVPMRANNHELLGECMIDSGHEFGPGTAYGSTLIKCGETEKLLGSAEKEFIQSSAINFLTPFRNFIEGDFKTILKERKLLQNKRLDLDAAKNRLKKARVADARSAAEIELRIAQSEFDRQAEITRLLLEGISSTHAHHLRCLNDFVDAQAAYYAQCYQYMVNLQKQLGSQNAIFPSTFSNNNQPAGSSSASISVPTAQPAASLPAPPPSQASPALNELRSTSGTRKARVLYDYDAASSSELSLLADEVITVSSVPDMDTDWLMGQRGNQKGKVPITYLELLN; from the exons atggagTTCAACGTTAGACGACTAGCAGCGGACGCGGGAACTTTCCTCAGTCGTGCTGTGCAG TTCACAGAGGAGAAGTTTGGGCAGGCAGAGAAGACTGAGCTGGATGCCCATCTAGAGACCCTTTTGAGTCGGGTAGAATCCACCAAGCACTGGACAGAGAAGATCATGAAACAGACAGAAGTTTTACTGCAGCCGAACCCTA ATGTCCGGATGGAGGAGTTTTTATACGAGATGCTGGACAAAAAAGTCCCAATGCGTGCCAACAACCACGAGTTACTGGGGGAGTGCATGATCGACTCAGGACACGAGTTTGGACCTGGAACAGCATACG GTAGCACTCTCATTAAATGTGGGGAGACTGAGAAGCTGTTAGGCAGCGCAGAAAAAGAGTTCATTCAGAGCTCCGCCATTAATTTCCTCACTCCCTTTAGGAACTTCATTGAGGGAGATTTTAAAACCATATTG AAAGAACGCAAACTGCTTCAGAATAAGCGTCTAGATCTGGATGCAGCCAAAAACAGACTGAAGAAGGCCAGAGTGGCTGATGCTCGCTCTGCA GCAGAGATAGAACTGAGGATAGCACAGAGTGAGTTTGACCGGCAGGCCGAGATCACCAGACTTCTGCTGGAGGGTATCAGCAGCACTCAT GCTCATCACTTGCGCTGTCTGAATGATTTTGTGGACGCTCAAGCTGCATATTATGCCCAGTGTTACCAGTACATGGTGAATCTGCAGAAACAGCTGGGAAG TCAAAATGCAAT CTTTCCATCCACATTCTCTAATAACAATCAGCCGGCTGGCAGCTCCTCCGCCAGCATCTCGGTTCCCACGGCGCAGCCGGCCGCCTCACTGCCCGCTCCGCCGCCCAGCCAGGCCTCACCCGCACTCAACGAGCTTCGCAGCACCTCAGGCACCCGCAAGGCTCGTGTGCTCTACGACTATGATGCTGCCAGCAGCAGTGAGCTCTCTCTACTCGCCGATGAG GTGATCACCGTGAGCAGTGTGCCAGACATGgacactgattggctgatggggCAAAGGGGGAATCAGAAAGGCAAAGTGCCAATTACCTACTTGGAGCTGCTCAATTAA
- the selenoj gene encoding selenoprotein J, translating to MALALADRAIGAIIGSAVADAAAQPLHWVYDLQKLSMLLSQSPEPEFRPESANPFYRRNTGQQSCYGDQAFVLLESLSECGDLNVEDLKQRTYKFFGPGSEYDTPVNDPYRDKGAPRPQLPIEGPWRQASLKSFIKNVDACKAETGCETDNQIDGVAKLAPIVACYAGKPEMLERVEEATRVTQNNDICVAVTLAAARFLEHFILNGPDPKALDAVLEQLSDPNRKSPQELDKAIIGHIHQVKDNLSKKPKELIPTVFPNTUGLPGAFQAALHGVLTGSGYEQAIRDTMSCGGCTCSRSSFIGACIGAQVGLEGIPSSWKSKTLRYNTLLDLAKKVVTLQQL from the exons ATGGCTCTTGCCCTTGCTGACAGGGCTATCGGAGCAATCATTGGATCAGCTGTTGCCGATGCTGCAG CACAACCGCTCCATTGGGTCTATGACCTGCAGAAGCTGAGCATGTTACTCTCTCAAAGCCCTGAGCCTGAATTCCGGCCTGAGTCTGCAAACCCATTCTACAGGAGGAACACTGGACAGCAGAGCTGCTATGGAGATCAAGCATTCGTCCTCTTGGAGTCCCTGTCTGAGTGTGGAG ATCTGAATGTGGAAGATTTGAAGCAGCGCACCTACAAATTCTTTGGACCTGGATCTGAATATGACACACCAGTCAATGATCCTTACAGAGACAAAGGAG CTCCTAGGCCTCAACTACCTATTGAGGGACCCTGGAGACAAGCAAGCCTTAagagctttattaaaaatgtggaTGCATGCAAAGCAGAGACCG GTTGTGAAACTGATAACCAAATAGATGGAGTGGCAAAGCTGGCTCCCATTGTAGCATGCTATGCTGGAAAGCCAGAGATGTTGGAAAGGGTTGAGGAAGCCACCCGTGTCACGCAAAACAATGACATATGTGTGGCAGTAACTCTCGCTGCTGCTAG GTTCTTGGAGCATTTCATCCTGAATGGTCCTGATCCCAAGGCCTTGGATGCAGTGCTGGAACAGCTAAGTGACCCAAACAGAAAAAGCCCTCAGGAGTTGGACAAAGCTATAATTG GACACATTCATCAAGTAAAGGACAATTTGAGCAAGAAACCCAAAGAGCTCATTCCCACTGTGTTTCCAAATACTTGAG GTTTGCCAGGTGCATTCCAGGCAGCGCTGCATGGGGTTCTGACAGGAAGTGGCTATGAGCAGGCTATCCGGGACACTATGAGCTGCGGTGGGTGCACCTGTAGCAGGAGCTCCTTCATCGGCGCCTGCATTGGCGCTCAG gttggaCTTGAAGGAATCCCAAGTTCCTGGAAAAGCAAGACTTTGCGATACAACACATTGTTGGATCTCGCAAAGAAAGTTGTTACTCTCCAACAGCTTTAA
- the LOC109055151 gene encoding rho guanine nucleotide exchange factor 4-like isoform X14: MGFQDADITVELISDGSVCAEALWDHVTMDDQELGFKAGDVIEVVDATNKEWWWGRVLDSEGWFPASFVRLRVNQDEPMEEYLANLDGASEGGGASMEGPLGPGLPCKEQMRANVINEIMSTERDYIKHLKDICEGYIKQCRKRTDMFTEEQLRTIFGNIDELYRFQKKFLKALEKKFNKDHPHLSEIGSCFLEHQTNFQIYSEYCNNHPNACVQLSKVMKIKKYVFFFEACRLLQKMIDISLDGFLLTPVQKICKYPLQLAELLKYTNPQHRDYKDVEAALNAMKNVARLINERKRRLENIDKIAQWQSSIEDWEGEDILSRSSDLIFSGDLTKISQPQAKGQQRMFFLFDHQLVFCKKDLLRRDILYYKGRLDMDQMQVVDVEDGKDKDFNVSVKNALKLCSPGGEEVHLLCAKKPEQKQRWLRAFADEREQVQHDLETGFTITEVQKKQAMLNASKRHQTGKPKALALQHLLALRTPSLLHPKTSKCLRFSEPSGPLAPRATLTSPLLPEAPQRRQGRGVRVPPGVLRRAISWVSSQSREPIE; the protein is encoded by the exons ATGGGTTTTCAGGATGCAGACATCACAGTGGAG CTGATCAGTGATGGCAGCGTGTGTGCCGAGGCTCTATGGGACCATGTCACTATGGACGACCAGGAGCTGGGCTTCAAAGCTGGAGACGTCATTGAAGTAGTGGACGCCACAAACAAGGAGTGGTGGTGGGGCCGGGTGCTGGACAGCGAGGGCTGGTTCCCTGCCAGCTTTGTTCGG TTACGGGTGAACCAAGATGAGCCCATGGAGGAATACTTAGCCAATCTGGATGGGGCCTCGGAAGGGGGTGGGGCCAGCATGGAGGGCCCCTTAGGGCCCGGTCTGCCCTGCAAGGAGCAGATGAGAGCCAACGTCATCAATGAGATCATGAGCACAGAGAGGGATTACATCAAACACCTAAAGGACATCTGTGAG GGCTATATAAAACAGTGTCGGAAGAGGACAGATATGTTTACAGAGGAGCAACTGCGCACTATCTTTGGGAACATCGATGAGCTCTACCGCTTCCAGAAGAAGTTCCTCAAAGCCTTGGAGAAGAAATTTAACAAAGACCATCCTCACCTCAGCGAGATTGGTTCCTGCTTCTTAGAGCAC CAAACAAACTTCCAGATCTACTCCGAGTATTGCAACAACCACCCCAATGCCTGCGTGCAGCTCTCCAAAGTGATGAAGATCAAGAAGTACGTGTTCTTCTTTGAGGCCTGTCGTCTGCTCCAGAAGATGATCGACATTTCGTTGGATGGATTCTTGCTTACTCCTGTTCAGAAGATCTGCAAGTATCCTCTGCAGCTGGCTGAACTGCTGAAGTACACCAACCCACAGCACAG AGATTATAAGGATGTGGAAGCTGCCTTAAATGCGATGAAGAACGTGGCCAGACTGATCAATGAGAGAAAGCGGCGTCTGGAGAATATTGACAAAATTGCTCAGTGGCAGAGCTCCATAGAGGACTGGGAG GGCGAAGACATCTTGAGCAGGAGCTCTGATCTGATTTTCTCAGGAGACCTGACCAAGATCTCCCAGCCACAAGCCAAGGGCCAGCAGCGAATGTTCTTTCTCTTTGACCACCAACTGGTTTTCTGTAAAAAG GATCTGCTTCGGAGGGACATCCTGTACTACAAGGGGCGGTTAGACATGGATCAGATGCAAGTGGTGGATGTAGAGGATGGGAAGGATAAGGACTTTAACGTGAGTGTGAAGAATGCCTTGAAGTTATGCTCTCCTGGGGGAGAGGAGGTCCACCTTCTGTGTGCCAAGAAACCCGAGCAGAAGCAGCGCTGGCTGCGAGCCTTTGCAGATGAACGGGAACAGGTCCAGCATGACCTCGAAACAG GTTTTACGATCACAGAGGTCCAGAAGAAGCAGGCCATGTTGAATGCATCTAAAAGACATCAAACAGGGAAGCCCAAAG CACTAGCTTTACAGCACCTTTTGGCACTCAGAACTCCTTCACTTCTTCACCCAAAAACTTCCAAGTGCCTACGTTTTTCTGAACCTTCAGGACCTCTGGCTCCCAGGGCCACCTTAACTTCACCTCTCCTCCCTGAAGCCCCCCAGCGTAGGCAGGGGCGGGGGGTTAGGGTGCCCCCTGGGGTCCTGCGCAGGGCAATATCCTGGGTGTCCTCTCAAAGTAGAGAGCCAATCGAGTAG
- the LOC109110662 gene encoding endophilin-B1-like isoform X4: protein MEFNVRRLAADAGTFLSRAVQFTEEKFGQAEKTELDAHLETLLSRVESTKHWTEKIMKQTEVLLQPNPNVRMEEFLYEMLDKKVPMRANNHELLGECMIDSGHEFGPGTAYGSTLIKCGETEKLLGSAEKEFIQSSAINFLTPFRNFIEGDFKTILKERKLLQNKRLDLDAAKNRLKKARVADARSAAEIELRIAQSEFDRQAEITRLLLEGISSTHAHHLRCLNDFVDAQAAYYAQCYQYMVNLQKQLGSFPSTFSNNNQPAGSSSASISVPTAQPAASLPAPPPSQASPALNELRSTSGTRKARVLYDYDAASSSELSLLADEVITVSSVPDMDTDWLMGQRGNQKGKVPITYLELLN, encoded by the exons atggagTTCAACGTTAGACGACTAGCAGCGGACGCGGGAACTTTCCTCAGTCGTGCTGTGCAG TTCACAGAGGAGAAGTTTGGGCAGGCAGAGAAGACTGAGCTGGATGCCCATCTAGAGACCCTTTTGAGTCGGGTAGAATCCACCAAGCACTGGACAGAGAAGATCATGAAACAGACAGAAGTTTTACTGCAGCCGAACCCTA ATGTCCGGATGGAGGAGTTTTTATACGAGATGCTGGACAAAAAAGTCCCAATGCGTGCCAACAACCACGAGTTACTGGGGGAGTGCATGATCGACTCAGGACACGAGTTTGGACCTGGAACAGCATACG GTAGCACTCTCATTAAATGTGGGGAGACTGAGAAGCTGTTAGGCAGCGCAGAAAAAGAGTTCATTCAGAGCTCCGCCATTAATTTCCTCACTCCCTTTAGGAACTTCATTGAGGGAGATTTTAAAACCATATTG AAAGAACGCAAACTGCTTCAGAATAAGCGTCTAGATCTGGATGCAGCCAAAAACAGACTGAAGAAGGCCAGAGTGGCTGATGCTCGCTCTGCA GCAGAGATAGAACTGAGGATAGCACAGAGTGAGTTTGACCGGCAGGCCGAGATCACCAGACTTCTGCTGGAGGGTATCAGCAGCACTCAT GCTCATCACTTGCGCTGTCTGAATGATTTTGTGGACGCTCAAGCTGCATATTATGCCCAGTGTTACCAGTACATGGTGAATCTGCAGAAACAGCTGGGAAG CTTTCCATCCACATTCTCTAATAACAATCAGCCGGCTGGCAGCTCCTCCGCCAGCATCTCGGTTCCCACGGCGCAGCCGGCCGCCTCACTGCCCGCTCCGCCGCCCAGCCAGGCCTCACCCGCACTCAACGAGCTTCGCAGCACCTCAGGCACCCGCAAGGCTCGTGTGCTCTACGACTATGATGCTGCCAGCAGCAGTGAGCTCTCTCTACTCGCCGATGAG GTGATCACCGTGAGCAGTGTGCCAGACATGgacactgattggctgatggggCAAAGGGGGAATCAGAAAGGCAAAGTGCCAATTACCTACTTGGAGCTGCTCAATTAA